In Vulpes lagopus strain Blue_001 chromosome 1, ASM1834538v1, whole genome shotgun sequence, a genomic segment contains:
- the LOC121495029 gene encoding histone H2B type 2-E1, with the protein MGAEHGQQPQSGGRRGRGSGDKKSKKRSRRKETYSMYIYKVLKQVHPDIGISSKAMSIMNSFVNDVFERLAGEAARLAQYSGRTTLTSREVQTAVRLLLPGELAKHAVSEGTKAVTKYTSSK; encoded by the coding sequence atggGCGCTGAGCATGGGCAGCAGCCGCAGTCCGGGGGCCGCAGGGGCCGTGGTTCTGGCGATAAGAAGTCCAAAAAGCGTAGCCGGCGCAAGGAAACCTACTCGATGTATATCTACAAGGTGCTAAAGCAGGTGCACCCGGACATCGGCATCTCTTCCAAGGCCATGAGCATCATGAACTCATTTGTGAACGATGTGTTTGAACGGCTGGCTGGCGAGGCTGCCCGGCTGGCCCAGTACTCGGGCCGGACCACACTGACATCCCGGGAGGTCCAGACAGCGGTGCGTCTGCTGCTGCCCGGAGAGCTGGCCAAGCATGCTGTATCTGAGGGCACCAAGGCCGTCACCAAGTATACCAGCTCCAAGTGA